In the Helianthus annuus cultivar XRQ/B chromosome 11, HanXRQr2.0-SUNRISE, whole genome shotgun sequence genome, one interval contains:
- the LOC110889752 gene encoding uncharacterized protein LOC110889752 → MAKTKEKPGSSSSSSRGKGKEKEQPSKKRQYLGRVSESESEEEEEMQLDPSDKPVWNSGSLDDQPEIWQPTLYNDCMNKLKNKAAAFICEKEVDEPQFGQFGVYDKFRALGWEGALKCWDKDKSNLFLTEIQEWMATLKCHNFHRPSQMKLVGMVHGVPVEMSFDTLKKLGKYDSLPTREYMIPTLDDLLLKPEKHVTWNSMLADLFLPGRYGGVLYRKNLKIEAKLLHTICLLNVIPRRGDKEQVRFPEIPVLYSLMHGSPRFPIRYLIMHHLWICRNKYGRDIVPYCRIITGLMKQQKALTSEDRGLTKRHLPFTLDRLGSVWTYTSSERYHKLKSEGQRWRALKLGARELLPGEPDEPESDEELIPSGDDDYADEPPGGANVGFGAFHGGHGGTFYDYAQQPYEPGWAYSGSMQEVIESQRPPAAIFDTWSGPERSLFDQGTRNSASIERALKHSFDRNESWHRTHAYSQEVEMNNRYHDDQMRRMHADWHAGRPVVEDPQHVDYASLPPYDGSVSYATPQLHHSQWLDPRQQEGQQQQEGSSSGSFGFGEWNDMMSSIFGPPGPRYY, encoded by the coding sequence ATGGCAAAGACAAAGGAAAAGCCGGGGTCAAGTTCATCCTCATCAAGAGGCAAGGGCAAGGAAAAGGAGCAGCCATCGAAGAAGAGGCAATATCTGGGTAGGGTTAGTGAAAGCGAAAGCGAGGAAGAGGAAGAGATGCAGTTAGACCCAAGTGATAAACCGGTGTGGAATTCGGGGTCGTTGGATGACCAACCCGAAATTTGGCAGCCAACCCTGTATAACGACTGCATGAACAAGTTAAAAAATAAAGCAGCCGCGTTTATCTGTGAAAAAGAGGTTGATGAACCCCAGTTTGGCCAGTTCGGGGTGTATGACAAGTTCCGTGCTTTGGGTTGGGAAGGAGCACTCAAGTGTTGGGATAAGGATAAGAGCAATTTGTTTTTGACTGAGATTCAGGAGTGGATGGCAACGCTTAAATGTCACAACTTCCACAGGCCATCACAAATGAAGTTGGTTGGGATGGTACATGGGGTACCAGTTGAAATGTCATTCGATACGTTGAAGAAGTTGGGAAAATATGATAGCCTTCCAACTAGGGAGTACATGATTCCCACGCTTGATGATTTATTGCTCAAACCCGAGAAGCACGTGACATGGAACAGTATGTTGGCGGATTTGTTTTTGCCCGGTAGGTATGGTGGCGTGTTATACCGAAAAAATCTGAAGATCGAAGCCAAGTTATTGCATACGATCTGTTTGCTTAATGTCATCCCAAGAAGAGGGGATAAAGAACAGGTGAGGTTTCCAGAGATACCTGTTCTGTATTCATTGATGCACGGGTCCCCACGGTTTCCAATACGCTACCTGATTATGCACCATTTGTGGATATGCCGGAACAAATACGGGAGAGACATTGTCCCGTACTGCCGCATCATAACGGGCTTAATGAAACAGCAGAAGGCACTCACATCTGAAGACCGCGGTTTAACGAAAAGGCACTTGCCTTTTACTTTGGATAGGTTGGGAAGTGTTTGGACTTATACTTCGTCTGAACGTTATCACAAGCTGAAATCGGAAGGTCAACGGTGGAGGGCGTTGAAATTGGGTGCAAGGGAGTTGTTACCGGGAGAACCGGATGAACCTGAAAGCGATGAAGAGTTAATTCCAAGTGGGGATGATGATTACGCAGACGAGCCACCGGGTGGTGCAAATGTTGGTTTTGGGGCTTTTCATGGTGGTCATGGTGGCACATTTTACGACTATGCGCAGCAACCATATGAACCGGGGTGGGCTTATAGTGGTTCAATGCAGGAGGTGATCGAGAGCCAACGCCCGCCGGCGGCCATATTTGATACTTGGTCGGGTCCGGAGAGGTCGTTATTTGATCAAGGCACGCGGAATAGCGCTAGTATTGAACGGGCGCTTAAACATAGCTTCGACCGCAATGAATCATGGCACCGGACCCACGCATATTCGCAGGAGGTGGAAATGAATAACCGATATCACGATGATCAGATGAGGAGGATGCATGCGGACTGGCATGCTGGGAGGCCGGTGGttgaggatccacaacatgtggattatgcctcTTTGCCACCATATGATGGCAGCGTTTCGTATGCGACCCCACAGCTCCACCATTCCCAGTGGCTCGATCCACGACAGCAAGAGGGACAACAACAACAAGAGGGAAGCAGTAGCGGCTCGTTCGGGTTTGGAGAATGGAACGATATGATGTCGTCCATCTTTGGGCCCCCAGGACCGCGTTATTATTGA
- the LOC110889742 gene encoding glucose-1-phosphate adenylyltransferase small subunit, chloroplastic/amyloplastic — protein MAAIGALNPPHFFSSTAIAADRSSLRSPSSCRTLSFSSSRLSGDKISSASFVTRRRTGSRVPVTVSPKSVSDSKNSQTCLDPDASQSVLGIILGGGAGTRLYPLTKKRAKPAVPLGANYRLIDIPVSNCLNSNISKIYVLTQFNSASLNRHLSRAYASNMGGYKNEGFVEVLAAQQSPENPNWFQGTADAVRQYLWLFEEHNVLEFLILAGDHLYRMDYERFIQAHRETDADITVAALPMDEKRATAFGLMKIDEEGRIIEFAEKPKGEQLKAMKVDTTILGLDEERAKEMPYIASMGIYVVSKDVMLNLLKDQFPGANDFGSEVIPGATSIGLRVQAYLYDGYWEDIGTIEAFYNANLGITKKPVPDFSFYDRSAPIYTQPRYLPPSKMLDADVTDSVIGEGCVIKNCKIHHSVVGLRSCIAEGAVIEDSLLMGADYYETDADRRLLAAKGSVPIGIGKNTHIKRAIIDKNARIGDNVKIINSDNIQEAARETEGYFIKSGIVTVIKDALIPSGSII, from the exons ATGGCAGCGATCGGAGCACTAAATCCGCCACATTTCTTCTCCTCCACCGCCATTGCTGCCGACCGGAGCTCCCTCCGCTCACCGTCATCCTGCCGGACCTTATCATTCTCCTCCTCTCGCCTCTCCGGTGATAAAATATCTTCCGCATCGTTCGTCACACGACGTCGTACTGGAAGTAGAGTTCCGGTCACTGTTTCTCCGAAATCTGTTTCGGATTCTAAAAATTCGCAGACATGCCTTGATCCTGACGCTAGTCAA AGTGTCTTGGGGATAATACTTGGAGGTGGAGCGGGGACTCGCCTTTATCCCTTAACAAAAAAGAGGGCAAAGCCTGCTGTTCCGTTAGGAGCAAATTACAGGCTTATTGACATTCCTGTTAGCAATTGCTTGAACAGCAACATATCAAAGATTTATGTTCTTACACAGTTCAACTCTGCGTCACTTAATCGCCACCTGTCACGCGCATATGCAAGTAACATGGGCGGTTACAAGAATGAAGGGTTTGTTGAAGTACTTGCTGCTCAACAGAGTCCAGAAAATCCAAACTGGTTTCAG GGTACTGCTGATGCTGTAAGACAGTATTTGTGGCTGTTTGAAGAGCATAACGTTCTAGAGTTTCTCATCCTTGCTGGAGACCATTTATACCGTATGGATTACGAGAGATTTATTCAAGCTCACAGAGAAACCGATGCTGACATCACTGTAGCAGCTTTGCCAATGGATGAAAAACGCGCTACTGCATTTGGTTTGATGAAGATTGACGAAGAAGGGCGTATAATTGAATTTGCTGAGAAACCGAAAGGAGAACAACTGAAAGCTATGAAAGTTGATACTACAATTTTGGGGCTTGATGAAGAGAGAGCTAAAGAAATGCCTTATATTGCTAGTATGGGTATTTATGTTGTTAGTAAAGATGTGATGTTGAATTTGCTAAAAGATCAATTTCCTGGAGCAAATGATTTTGGAAGCGAAGTGATTCCTGGTGCAACATCTATTGGGCTAAGA gtaCAAGCCTACCTTTATGATGGATACTGGGAAGATATTGGTACAATTGAGGCTTTCTACAATGCCAATTTGGGCATCACAAAAAAGCCGGTGCCGGATTTCag TTTCTATGATCGTTCGGCCCCTATTTACACCCAACCTCGTTACTTGCCTCCTTCCAAGATGCTTGATGCTGATGTCACCGATAGCGTCATCGGTGAAGGGTGTGTGATTAAG AACTGCAAGATTCATCATTCTGTTGTTGGGCTTCGATCTTGCATAGCTGAAGGTGCGGTAATTGAAGATTCATTGCTTATGGGAGCAGATTATTACGAG ACTGATGCTGACAGAAGGCTTCTTGCTGCAAAAGGTAGTGTTCCAATTGGTATCGGAAAGAACACTCATATCAAAAGAGCGATCATTGATAAGAATGCACGCATTGGAGACAACGTGAAG ATTATAAACAGTGATAACATTCAAGAAGCAGCAAGAGAAACAGAAGGGTACTTCATAAAAAGCGGGATCGTGACAGTTATCAAAGACGCATTGATTCCTTCCGGCAGCATAATTTAG
- the LOC110887859 gene encoding uncharacterized protein LOC110887859, producing the protein MVYGKGCHLPMELAHRAHWAIKTVNADYDEAGKLRKLQLSEIEEIRDEAYECASAYKDKLKKVHDAKLRKKTFEVGQKVWLYNSRLKMFAGKLKSKWMGPYVIRRVGRFGDVDIQDEQTLKQQTVNGHRLKPYLEGNDINNLALDKAGYILCPVEEEQP; encoded by the coding sequence atggtgtatggtaagggttgtcaTTTGCCTATGGAGTTGGCGCATCGGGCGCATTGGGCGATCAAGACAGTTAATGCGGATTACGACGAGGCGGGTAAGTTGCGGAAATTACAATTGAGCGAGATAGAAGAAATTCGAGATGAGGCGTACGAATGCGCATCGGCTTATAAGGATAAGCTAAAGAAAGTACATGATGCGAAGTTACGCAAGAAAACGTTCGAAGTGGGTCAGAAGGTTTGGTTGTACAACTCACGGTTGAAAATGTTTGCGGGCAAgcttaaaagtaaatggatgggtcCGTATGTTATTCGAAGAGTTGGGCGATTTGGTGATGTGGACATCCAAGATGAGCAAACGTTGaagcaacaaacggtgaacggtcaccgcttGAAGCCGTACTTGGAAGGAAATGACATCAATAATTTGGcgcttgacaaagcgggctacattCTATGCCCGGTCGAGGAGGAACAACCttaa